From a region of the Panicum virgatum strain AP13 chromosome 2K, P.virgatum_v5, whole genome shotgun sequence genome:
- the LOC120694466 gene encoding uncharacterized protein LOC120694466, translating into MERNYKEVMAIVDKKMKNRLDSPLHVAAYMLNPYYSYNNPAIFSDSIVVEKFMQCVETFYYGEDGKEYRTVNEDLEKFQKRHGSFSKKMARSCERFEFNPASWWRLYGGGAPDLQRMAIRILSLTSSSSGCERNWSTFEQHHTKRRKQSASTLVYIQFNNKLMSKKEKITRKSNYEVLLSSDASEAQGFFFEGGDDHALVVFRDEEDEGEMPGTGIPWSVLGEAMGTNEQLEPRRSARVAREVDEEEWESESEDPGYEEDDVAYDDDQDEEAILNIY; encoded by the exons ATGGAAAGGAACTACAAAGAAGTGATGGCTATTGTTGACAAGAAGATGAAAAATAGGCTTGATTCTCCATTGCATGTGGCTGCATATATGCTAAATCCATACTATAGTTACAACAATCCAGCAATCTTCTCTGATTCAATTGTAGTGGAAAAATTCATGCAATGTGTGGAGACCTTTTATTATGGTGAGGATGGTAAGGAATATAGGACTGTTAATGAGGACTTGGAAAAATTCCAAAAGAGACATGGATCCTTCTCAAAGAAGATGGCAAGGAGCTGTGAACGCTTTGAGTTCAATCCGG CATCTTGGTGGAGGCTTTATGGAGGAGGAGCACCAGATCTGCAAAGAATGGCTATTAGAATCCTCTCACTGACATCTAGCTCTTCTGGATGTGAAAGGAATTGGAGCACCTTTGAACAG CATCATACAAAGAGAAGGAAACAGAGCGCTTCAACTCTAGTATACATCCAATTCAATAATAAATTGATgtccaagaaggagaagattaccagAAAGAGTAACTATGAAGTGCTGCTAAGTAGTGATGCTTCTGAAGCTCAAGGATTTTTCTTTGAGGGAGGAGATGATCATGCATTGGTTGTCTTTAGGGATGAGGAAGATGAGGGAGAAATGCCGGGGACAGGGATACCATGGAGTGTCCTTGGAGAAGCAATGGGAACTAATGAACAGCTTGAACCTAGGAGAAGTGCAAGAGTGGCTAGAGAGGTGGATGAAGAAGAGTGGGAATCTGAATCTGAAGATCCTGGTTATGAGGAAGATGATGTTGCCTATGATGATGATCAGGACGAAGAAGCAATTctaaatatatattaa
- the LOC120694467 gene encoding 60S ribosomal protein L27a-3-like: MTTRFKKNRKKRGHVSAGHGRIGKHRKHPGGRGNAGGMHHHRILFDKYHPGYFGKVGMRYFHKLRNKFYCPAVNVERLWSMVPAEKEAEAGADKAPQIDVTQFGYFKVLGKGKLPSKPIVVKAKLISKVAEKKIKAAGGAVVLTA; this comes from the coding sequence atgacgaCCCGCTTCAAGAAGAACCGCAAGAAGCGCGGTCACGTGTCCGCCGGGCACGGCCGTATCGGGAAGCACAGGAAGCACCCCGGTGGCCGCGGTAACGCCGGTGGCATGCACCACCACCGAATCCTCTTCGACAAGTACCATCCGGGGTACTTCGGCAAAGTGGGTATGCGCTACTTCCACAAGCTCCGCAACAAGTTCTACTGCCCGGCTGTCAACGTCGAGCGCCTCTGGTCGATGGTGCCCGCCGAGAaggaggcggaggccggcgccgaTAAGGCCCCGCAGATCGACGTCACCCAGTTCGGCTACTTCAAGGTGCTCGGGAAGGGGAAGCTGCCGTCCAAGCCCATCGTCGTCAAGGCCAAGCTCATCTCCAAGGTCGCCGAGAAGAAGAtcaaggccgccggcggcgccgtcgtgcTCACCGCTTAG